Proteins encoded by one window of Canis lupus dingo isolate Sandy chromosome 10, ASM325472v2, whole genome shotgun sequence:
- the LOC112673838 gene encoding LOW QUALITY PROTEIN: 60S acidic ribosomal protein P0-like (The sequence of the model RefSeq protein was modified relative to this genomic sequence to represent the inferred CDS: substituted 1 base at 1 genomic stop codon), producing the protein MPREDRATWKSNYFLKIIQLVDDYPKCFLAGADNVGSKQMQQTRMSLRRKAVVLMGKNTMIRKAIXGHLENNPALEKLLPHIRGNVGFVFTKEDLTEMRDMLLADKVPAAARAGAIAPCEDTVPAQNTGLGAKRTSFFQALGITTKISRGTTEILNDVQLIKARDKVGASEATLLNMLNIPPFSFGLIVQQVFDNGSICTPEVLDITEETLQSCFLEGVRSVASVCLQVGYPTVASVPHPIINGYKRGPALSVETDYTFPLAEKVKAFLADPSAFVAAAPMAAATTAAPAAAAAPAKVEAKKESEESDEDMGFGLFD; encoded by the coding sequence ATGCCCAGGGAAGACAGGGCGACCTGGAAGTCCAACTACTTCCTTAAGATCATCCAACTTGTGGATGATTATCCAAAATGCTTCCTTGCGGGAGCAGACAATGTGGGTTCAAAGCAGATGCAGCAGACCCGCATGTCCCTCCGCAGGAAGGCTGTCGTGCTGATGGGCAAGAATACCATGATACGCAAGGCCATCTGAGGGCATTTGGAGAACAACCCAGCACTGGAGAAACTGTTGCCTCATATCCGGGGGAATGTGGGCTTTGTGTTCACCAAGGAGGACCTCACTGAGATGAGGGACATGCTGCTGGCCGATAAGGTGCCAGCTGCTGCCCGTGCTGGTGCCATAGCTCCATGTGAAGACACTGTGCCAGCCCAGAACACTGGTCTGGGGGCCAAGAGGACCTCCTTCTTCCAGGCTTTAGGCATTACCACTAAGATCTCCAGGGGCACCACTGAAATCCTGAATGACGTGCAGCTGATTAAGGCCAGAGACAAAGTGGGAGCCAGTGAAGCCACACTGCTGAACATGCTAAAcatccctcccttctcctttggGCTGATCGTCCAGCAGGTGTTTGACAATGGCAGCATCTGCACCCCTGAAGTGCTTGACATCACAGAGGAAACTCTGCAGTCTTGCTTCCTGGAGGGTGTCCGCAGCGTCGCCAGTGTATGTCTGCAGGTAGGTTACCCGACTGTTGCATCAGTGCCCCATCCTATCATCAATGGATACAAGCGGGGCCCGGCTTTGTCTGTGGAAACTGATTACACCTTCCCACTTGCTGAAAAGGTCAAGGCCTTCTTGGCTGATCCATCTGCATTTGTGGCTGCTGCCCCCATGGCTGCTGCCACCACTGCTGCACCTGCTGCCGCCGCAGCCCCAGCCAAGGTTGAAGCAAAGAAAGAGTCGGAGGAGTCGGACGAGGATATGGGATTTGGTCTCTTTGACTAA